One Algibacter sp. L3A6 genomic region harbors:
- a CDS encoding DNA topoisomerase IV subunit B, translating to MAEESNYTEDNIRSLDWKEHIRMRPGMYIGKLGDGSSPDDGVYILLKEVLDNSIDEFVMGAGKTIEISIQGVKVTVRDYGRGIPLGKVVDVVSKMNTGGKYDSKAFKKSVGLNGVGTKAVNALSSFFRVESTRDNKSASAEFSQGNLTNEEFLEETSRRKGTKVSFIPDEIIFKKYKYRNEYIVKMLKNYVYLNPGLTIVFNGEKYFSENGLKDLLAEKINESDLLYPIIHLRGDDIEVALTHSKTQYSEEYNSFVNGQNTTQGGTHLTAFREALVKTIREFYGKNYDASDVRKSVVSAIAIKVMEPVFESQTKTKLGSTDMGGELPTVRTYINDFLKKYLDNYLHKNPDTADKIQRKILQAERERKELSGIRKLAKDRAKKASLHNKKLRDCRVHFGDTKNVRNLESTLFITEGDSASGSITKSRDVNTQAVFSLKGKPLNCYGLTKKIVYENEEFNLLQAALNIEESLEDLRYNNVVIATDADVDGMHIRLLLITFFLQFFPEVIKEGHLYILQTPLFRVRNKKETIYCYSEDERRSAIEKLKPKPEITRFKGLGEISPDEFKHFIGEDIRLDPIMLDDNMSIEDLLSFYMGKNTPTRQEFIIDNLKVELDLIDE from the coding sequence ATGGCAGAAGAATCTAACTATACCGAAGATAATATACGCTCACTCGACTGGAAGGAACATATTAGAATGCGTCCGGGTATGTATATTGGAAAGCTTGGTGATGGTAGTTCGCCAGACGATGGTGTTTATATTCTTCTAAAAGAAGTTTTGGATAACTCTATCGATGAGTTTGTAATGGGAGCGGGAAAAACCATTGAAATTTCTATACAAGGTGTAAAAGTTACGGTTCGCGATTACGGTCGTGGAATTCCTTTAGGAAAAGTAGTCGATGTGGTTTCCAAAATGAATACCGGTGGGAAATACGATTCTAAGGCTTTCAAAAAATCGGTAGGTTTAAATGGAGTAGGTACCAAGGCTGTTAATGCTTTATCTTCCTTTTTTAGGGTAGAATCTACACGTGATAATAAAAGCGCTTCCGCGGAATTTTCTCAGGGAAACCTAACAAACGAGGAGTTCTTAGAAGAAACATCGCGTCGTAAAGGAACCAAAGTATCTTTTATTCCTGATGAAATTATCTTCAAAAAATATAAGTATCGTAACGAGTATATCGTTAAAATGCTTAAAAACTATGTGTACCTAAACCCAGGTTTAACTATAGTTTTTAACGGTGAAAAGTATTTCAGTGAAAACGGATTAAAAGATTTATTAGCCGAAAAAATAAACGAATCAGATTTGTTATATCCTATCATTCATCTTCGTGGTGATGATATTGAAGTTGCGCTTACACACAGTAAAACGCAGTATAGTGAAGAATATAATAGTTTTGTAAACGGACAGAATACCACGCAGGGTGGAACGCATTTAACGGCCTTTCGTGAAGCTTTGGTAAAAACCATTCGTGAATTTTATGGTAAAAATTATGATGCTTCAGATGTTAGAAAATCTGTAGTTTCGGCCATTGCCATTAAGGTTATGGAACCGGTATTTGAGAGTCAGACAAAAACTAAATTAGGTTCTACAGATATGGGAGGCGAGTTGCCAACCGTTAGAACTTATATTAATGATTTTCTAAAAAAATATTTAGATAACTATTTACATAAAAACCCAGATACAGCCGATAAAATTCAACGTAAAATTCTGCAAGCAGAACGTGAACGTAAAGAGTTATCGGGTATTCGTAAACTGGCTAAAGATCGTGCTAAAAAAGCCAGTCTTCATAATAAAAAATTACGCGATTGTCGTGTGCATTTTGGCGATACTAAAAACGTAAGAAATTTAGAGAGTACCTTATTTATCACCGAGGGAGATTCTGCATCGGGTAGTATTACCAAATCTCGAGATGTAAATACACAAGCCGTTTTTAGTCTAAAAGGAAAGCCTTTAAATTGTTACGGATTAACCAAAAAAATAGTTTATGAAAACGAAGAGTTTAATTTACTGCAAGCCGCATTAAATATAGAAGAAAGCTTAGAAGATTTACGTTATAACAATGTTGTAATTGCAACAGATGCCGATGTCGATGGTATGCATATTCGGTTATTGTTAATCACATTTTTTCTTCAGTTTTTTCCAGAAGTTATAAAAGAAGGTCATCTTTATATATTACAAACACCATTGTTTCGTGTAAGAAATAAGAAAGAAACAATCTATTGTTATTCTGAAGATGAGCGCCGTAGTGCTATCGAGAAGTTGAAACCAAAACCAGAAATCACCCGATTTAAAGGTTTAGGTGAGATTTCTCCAGATGAGTTTAAACATTTTATCGGTGAGGATATTCGTTTAGACCCAATTATGCTAGATGATAACATGTCTATTGAAGATTTATTATCCTTTTATATGGGGAAAAACACACCAACACGACAAGAATTTATTATAGATAACTTAAAGGTAGAGTTAGATTTAATCGACGAATAA